A window of Saccopteryx leptura isolate mSacLep1 chromosome 5, mSacLep1_pri_phased_curated, whole genome shotgun sequence contains these coding sequences:
- the RPS21 gene encoding small ribosomal subunit protein eS21: MQNDAGEFVDLYVPRKCSASNRIIGAKDHASIQMNVAEVDKVTGRFNGQFKTYAICGAIRRMGESDDSILRLAKVDSIVSKNF, translated from the exons ATGCAGAACGACGCCGGCGAGTTCGTGGACCTGTACGTGCCGCGGAAATG CTCCGCCAGCAACCGCATCATCGGCGCCAAGGACCACGCGTCCATCCAGATGAACGTGGCCGAG GTTGACAAAGTGACTGGCAGGTTCAACGGCCAGTTTAAAACCTATGCTATCTGCGGGGCTATTCGCAGGATG GGCGAGTCAGACGACTCCATTCTCCGCCTGGCCAAGGTCGACAGCATCGTCTCAAA GAACTTCTGA